GGATCGAGCCGAGCCGCGCTCACGTGCCGCTCAGACGCGACCGGCCAGCTCGTCTACGTAGGCGTCCACGTCGAGCGGCTTGCCGGTGGCGCGCGCGATGGTCTCGCGCCAGTCGAAGCGGCGACCCAGCGCGTAGTATTTCTCGCGCAGCGTGCGGCCGATGTCGGGGCTCGAGACGTAGCGCCCCCACGGATCGGCGCCGGGGCCGATCGTGTCACGCAGCAGCCACGCCTGAAGCTGAGACGCCGTCATCTCCCCCAGCAGGTAGTTGTGGTAGTAGACCGGCGCAACGCTGAAGTGAATCTTCGCCGCCCAGTCGGGCGCCGTGCGGCCCGCGGGGCGCTTCAAGTTCTGGAAGCGCTCGACCAGATCCCACCACAGGGTGTCCAGGTCCTGGCTCGGGTCCCTGTAGAGCGCGCGCTCCATGTGACACATGACGAGCATCCAGCGCGTCTGCACGACCAGCTGACCGCGAATCGCGCGCGCCAGCGCCGCCGCCTTTCCCTCCGCCTCCGCCGCCGGTGCACCTGCATAACGCACCAGCCACTGCGGGTTCTTCGACAGGCGACCGAACAGCATCGCGGAAGCCTCGGTGCAGGTCAGATGTGCGTAGGCGCGCAGGAAGTAAGGCAGTGACGGATCGACGTACTTGTCGTACACCGCGTGCCCGAACTCGTGCAGCATGGTGCTCATCCAGCCCTCGTTCGAGCGCAGATTGCAGAGCACGCGGATGTCGATGCCACGATCCATGCTCATGCAGAAGGCGTGCGGACACTTGCCAGCCTTCTCGTACAGATCGGAGCGGGCCAGCAAGTCGCCGATCTCGAATCCCACCGCCTCGAAGTAGTTCTGAGTGAGCGCCTCGAGCTGCTTGCCTTCGAAGAACGGATCGAGACTCACCTCGGCGGCCGGCGCCTCCTGGAAGAACGGGTCGCTGTAGTGCCACGGCGCCAGCTCCTCGGCCTGCACGCCGAACCGCACGGCCAGGCGCTGGTCGAGGTCGCGCTTGTACTCGTGCCAGATCGGCCGGGTTCCCGCCTCGACGCGATCGAGCAGCGCGAACAACTCGGTCTCGTCGAACTCGTCGAGCGTCAGCATCATCGAGTAGTAGTTCGGAAATCCGATCAGCCGCGCCGACTCGTTGCGCAGCCCCACCAGCTTCAACAGGTCGCCACAGAC
This portion of the Candidatus Eisenbacteria bacterium genome encodes:
- a CDS encoding peptidase M3, which produces MDATARTDAAREAVIRKFIADLERELIPLHLEYHEATWKFQVSGDASAERESAELETRIRKVLARPESFRVLDEARSSGGVTDPLLARQLAMLYNEHRSQQIPPAHIERIVALEKQLEGRFNRFRAQLDGEAVSDNALREVLRHSTDSQKRRRAWEASKQVGAEVCGDLLKLVGLRNESARLIGFPNYYSMMLTLDEFDETELFALLDRVEAGTRPIWHEYKRDLDQRLAVRFGVQAEELAPWHYSDPFFQEAPAAEVSLDPFFEGKQLEALTQNYFEAVGFEIGDLLARSDLYEKAGKCPHAFCMSMDRGIDIRVLCNLRSNEGWMSTMLHEFGHAVYDKYVDPSLPYFLRAYAHLTCTEASAMLFGRLSKNPQWLVRYAGAPAAEAEGKAAALARAIRGQLVVQTRWMLVMCHMERALYRDPSQDLDTLWWDLVERFQNLKRPAGRTAPDWAAKIHFSVAPVYYHNYLLGEMTASQLQAWLLRDTIGPGADPWGRYVSSPDIGRTLREKYYALGRRFDWRETIARATGKPLDVDAYVDELAGRV